A stretch of Methanotorris formicicus Mc-S-70 DNA encodes these proteins:
- a CDS encoding MBL fold metallo-hydrolase — translation MQIKILIDNIAYKKYLAQHGLSIIVEGKERILLDTGQSPLVLEKNLEIMGEDDNFDAIILSHGHYDHADGLSYFINKEDFNSKIIMHPDALLDKYSGNKRRYIGINKEIKEFLKNYSNTLFVEEPYKLSKDVIISGYIPRKNHYEMEKFYTLVNGEFKEDSINDDMFLIVDGVVITGCSHSGIINVVEYAKTLSNIRGVIGGFHLGGASERYINEVKEYFKNQDLEFIMPLHCTGFEASKILSDLDNFVYGHVGKIIEL, via the coding sequence ATGCAGATTAAAATCCTTATAGACAACATTGCATATAAAAAATACCTTGCTCAACATGGTTTGTCAATAATAGTTGAAGGTAAAGAAAGAATTTTACTTGACACTGGACAGAGTCCATTAGTATTAGAGAAAAATTTGGAGATTATGGGGGAAGATGATAATTTTGATGCAATTATATTAAGCCATGGGCATTACGACCATGCAGATGGATTATCTTATTTTATAAACAAGGAAGATTTTAACTCTAAAATTATAATGCATCCTGATGCTTTATTGGATAAATATAGCGGCAATAAAAGAAGATACATTGGAATAAACAAGGAAATAAAGGAATTTTTAAAAAACTATTCCAATACGTTATTTGTTGAAGAACCATACAAACTGTCAAAAGATGTAATTATCTCTGGCTACATCCCAAGAAAAAACCATTATGAAATGGAAAAATTCTATACTTTAGTGAATGGGGAATTTAAGGAGGATTCTATAAATGACGACATGTTTTTAATTGTTGATGGAGTTGTTATTACTGGCTGTTCCCATAGTGGGATAATAAATGTTGTTGAATATGCCAAAACCCTCTCAAACATCCGTGGAGTTATTGGAGGATTCCATTTAGGTGGTGCATCTGAAAGATACATCAATGAGGTGAAAGAGTATTTCAAAAACCAAGATTTAGAGTTTATTATGCCCCTACACTGCACTGGGTTTGAGGCATCGAAAATTTTAAGTGATTTGGATAATTTTGTCTATGGGCATGTGGGAAAGATTATTGAACTTTAG
- a CDS encoding ABC transporter permease yields the protein MRIRAIIGIIKKDIKEIYREKMVIFWVFIFPIMWMVLLGGIFGNSKDVEVDVGVFYKDELSKHLVDVMGNITYKNHKLFNVKVYNSTDNGLNALNNGKIDAFIVFQEDFGKNITSGRQGVVYIYYDETDPQKYQLVRGIVREFFIQVEEEIKNKSMEMQMQYIDKFMNNETLAKFTNFSNNLSVANIKEYITASNKPLIIQEKTINHKTSSIGFYVTSFIGIQFLFSAMLIVGLSVLDEIEKGTLRRVLASPITSWDFLIGKYLSSLAIIFVSIVVGLLFSKIVFGETIIPSIWGWFLIFIGCLFSMSLGLSIAMTTGSSKSTNTIIYLTSMPLLFLSGIVIPETILPSWAKIFVNYFPTGRILKDFRLLELNNIPVSNIYQDVIVLSLITLIIVVVSVMLYSKMVNEIYE from the coding sequence ATGAGAATTAGGGCAATTATAGGAATAATAAAGAAGGATATAAAAGAGATATATAGAGAAAAAATGGTCATATTTTGGGTATTTATCTTTCCAATAATGTGGATGGTTTTGTTGGGAGGAATATTCGGAAACAGTAAAGATGTCGAAGTTGATGTTGGGGTTTTTTATAAAGATGAGCTATCAAAACACTTAGTTGATGTAATGGGCAATATAACATACAAAAATCATAAGTTATTTAATGTAAAGGTTTATAACTCAACGGATAATGGTTTAAACGCCCTAAATAATGGAAAAATAGATGCATTTATTGTATTTCAAGAAGATTTTGGAAAAAACATAACCTCTGGAAGGCAAGGGGTTGTATACATTTATTATGATGAAACAGACCCGCAGAAGTATCAATTGGTTAGGGGGATTGTTAGGGAGTTTTTTATACAAGTTGAGGAAGAGATTAAAAACAAATCAATGGAAATGCAAATGCAATATATTGATAAATTCATGAACAATGAGACATTAGCAAAATTTACAAACTTCTCAAATAATCTTTCAGTAGCCAATATAAAAGAATATATAACTGCAAGCAACAAACCACTAATAATTCAAGAAAAAACCATAAACCATAAAACTTCCTCTATTGGATTTTATGTAACATCATTTATTGGAATCCAGTTTTTATTCTCTGCCATGCTTATTGTGGGACTTAGCGTCTTAGATGAGATTGAGAAAGGAACTTTAAGAAGGGTCTTAGCAAGTCCAATAACTTCATGGGATTTTTTAATTGGAAAATATTTATCATCCCTTGCAATAATATTTGTTAGTATAGTTGTCGGGTTATTATTTTCAAAAATTGTCTTTGGGGAGACGATAATTCCAAGTATTTGGGGATGGTTTTTGATATTTATTGGATGTTTATTTTCTATGTCTTTAGGACTAAGTATAGCAATGACAACAGGAAGTTCAAAAAGCACAAATACAATTATTTATTTAACTTCAATGCCTCTACTCTTTCTTTCGGGAATCGTGATTCCAGAAACAATATTGCCAAGTTGGGCAAAGATTTTTGTTAATTACTTCCCTACCGGTAGAATTCTTAAAGATTTTAGGTTGTTGGAATTAAATAACATTCCAGTTTCAAACATCTATCAAGATGTCATTGTCCTTTCACTAATTACTTTAATAATTGTTGTAGTTTCAGTGATGTTGTACAGTAAGATGGTTAATGAGATTTATGAATAA
- a CDS encoding anaerobic ribonucleoside-triphosphate reductase activating protein, giving the protein MKIKVSGIVELSTIDYPKKCSAVIFLSDCNMKCKYCHNYEYITKNVYEMSAEEVFNDIDFLFAEAIVISGGEPTLQPEGVIELAKLAKSKGFPVKIDTNGTHPEVIEELIKNNLIDYVALDVKCRFDKYKELTGYDGDIKEKILKIIDICKKNNIFIECRTTFIPTVMGEEDIEEIAKTVKDCNLYAIQQFEPKDAYDDEFKKIHPPKPKELIELGKIAKKYVDNVVVRSFEGEIRI; this is encoded by the coding sequence ATGAAAATAAAGGTTTCCGGGATTGTTGAGTTATCAACCATAGATTATCCAAAAAAATGCTCTGCAGTTATATTTTTATCAGATTGCAACATGAAGTGCAAATACTGCCACAACTATGAGTATATAACAAAAAATGTTTATGAGATGAGTGCTGAAGAAGTTTTTAATGATATAGATTTTTTATTTGCAGAGGCGATTGTTATAAGCGGTGGAGAGCCAACGCTACAGCCAGAGGGTGTTATTGAATTGGCAAAACTTGCAAAAAGCAAAGGATTTCCAGTAAAGATTGATACAAATGGAACACATCCAGAAGTTATTGAAGAACTTATAAAAAATAATTTAATTGATTATGTTGCCTTAGATGTTAAATGTAGATTTGATAAATATAAAGAACTAACTGGCTACGATGGAGATATAAAAGAGAAGATTTTAAAGATAATCGATATTTGCAAAAAGAACAATATCTTTATTGAATGCAGAACCACATTTATCCCAACTGTTATGGGTGAGGAGGATATTGAGGAAATAGCAAAGACAGTTAAGGATTGTAATTTATATGCAATTCAGCAGTTTGAACCAAAAGATGCCTATGATGATGAGTTTAAGAAGATTCATCCACCAAAACCTAAGGAGTTAATTGAATTGGGAAAAATAGCAAAAAAATATGTTGACAATGTTGTTGTAAGGAGTTTTGAGGGGGAGATTAGGATTTAA
- a CDS encoding ATP-binding protein DrrA1-3 family domain-containing protein, whose amino-acid sequence MNLAISLIHNPKILILDEPSTGLDVSSRKELWNLLKELRDEGKTIILSTHHIEEAEGIIDRVGIINNGKIVAVGSVKELKKLVGVKNVIEVEGVLNGLDKLSFEITVKENLAKVYVDDVNESLPKIVETLTKYNSKIRHLYIKEVTLEDAFLKIVGECNEN is encoded by the coding sequence CTGAATTTAGCAATATCATTAATCCACAATCCAAAAATTCTAATTTTGGATGAGCCATCAACGGGCTTAGATGTCTCTTCAAGAAAGGAGTTGTGGAATCTCCTCAAGGAACTTAGAGATGAGGGAAAAACGATAATATTATCTACCCACCACATTGAAGAGGCAGAAGGAATTATTGATAGAGTGGGGATTATAAACAACGGAAAGATTGTTGCAGTTGGCTCTGTAAAAGAACTCAAAAAATTAGTTGGGGTAAAGAATGTTATAGAAGTTGAGGGGGTTTTAAATGGATTGGATAAATTGAGTTTTGAGATAACTGTTAAAGAAAATCTTGCAAAGGTTTATGTGGATGATGTTAATGAATCTCTCCCAAAAATTGTCGAGACACTCACAAAATACAACTCAAAAATAAGGCATCTATATATTAAGGAGGTAACTCTTGAAGATGCATTTTTGAAGATTGTTGGTGAATGCAATGAGAATTAG
- the mobA gene encoding molybdenum cofactor guanylyltransferase has product MISGIILSGGKARRMKGEKAFRIVNGKYLIEYTVNLLNEMDIPFVVVFKNDNEKSENIKNLEKDFFKKYRQTITWDLESNKGPLMGILSGMRVLNAKWVLVLPCDMPFINRDAIGNLIKYIDIAEKEKKNCIIPMDENGYIEPLFSLYMRSSLEILDKMLKNPSNKNLSMRSFIEYLSPLYVDVKEIDKTKKVFININTLEELKKINSKVQ; this is encoded by the coding sequence ATGATTTCGGGTATTATATTATCTGGCGGAAAAGCAAGGAGAATGAAAGGGGAAAAGGCGTTTAGGATTGTTAATGGCAAATATTTGATTGAATATACCGTCAATTTATTAAATGAGATGGATATACCTTTTGTTGTAGTATTTAAAAATGACAATGAAAAATCTGAGAATATAAAAAATTTAGAAAAAGATTTCTTCAAAAAATATCGGCAGACAATAACATGGGATTTAGAAAGTAATAAAGGCCCATTAATGGGAATACTATCTGGAATGAGGGTTTTAAATGCGAAATGGGTCTTAGTCCTCCCATGCGATATGCCATTTATAAATAGGGATGCGATAGGCAATTTAATTAAGTATATAGATATTGCAGAAAAGGAAAAAAAGAATTGCATAATTCCAATGGATGAAAATGGATACATAGAGCCACTTTTTTCATTGTATATGCGTTCTTCATTAGAAATTTTAGATAAAATGCTAAAAAATCCATCAAATAAAAATTTATCCATGCGAAGTTTTATTGAGTATTTGTCTCCTCTTTATGTGGATGTTAAAGAGATAGATAAAACAAAGAAGGTATTTATAAATATAAATACTTTGGAAGAATTAAAAAAGATAAACTCTAAAGTTCAATAA
- a CDS encoding nucleotidyltransferase family protein has product MSNLGNFLKDREEIIKDAKAKDAKSFDEFRKIVKKLKEKKETDTIVVDFTEYNPLHKGHKYCMDVGKNYGMFIAVIPGPLERSGRGIPYLVSRYIRAEMAIRAGADIVVEGPPMGIMGSGQYMQCLIKMFYNLNADIIPRGYIPEKTMEKVIDCINKNYHISPKPYKIICIETGEILGEKLEIDNYVIASMSKTIYRLNKLGEINFNPKFVFVERLEGISGTKIREYIFSGDFENAKEMLPPTTLEILKKYYDKGKLKDIILSRFEDRILETANEFELEKYLPEKIARELEKKRPYKSLDEIREAIPYGFSRHNKERILSKLEARIEKDIISEYVKNYPAKIRILYYSK; this is encoded by the coding sequence ATATCTAACTTGGGAAATTTTTTAAAGGATAGAGAGGAAATCATAAAAGATGCAAAAGCAAAAGACGCTAAAAGTTTTGATGAATTTAGAAAGATTGTTAAAAAATTAAAAGAAAAAAAAGAAACAGATACAATTGTTGTTGATTTTACTGAATACAACCCTCTCCACAAAGGGCACAAATACTGCATGGATGTTGGGAAAAACTACGGTATGTTTATAGCAGTAATTCCTGGACCTCTTGAGAGAAGTGGGAGGGGGATTCCTTATTTAGTCAGTAGGTATATAAGGGCGGAGATGGCAATAAGGGCAGGGGCGGATATTGTTGTTGAAGGACCTCCGATGGGAATTATGGGTTCTGGGCAATATATGCAGTGTTTAATTAAGATGTTTTACAACTTAAATGCAGATATCATTCCAAGGGGTTATATTCCAGAAAAGACAATGGAAAAGGTTATTGATTGCATAAATAAAAACTATCACATATCTCCAAAGCCATATAAAATAATATGCATTGAGACGGGGGAGATTCTTGGGGAGAAGTTGGAGATAGATAACTACGTTATCGCCTCAATGTCGAAGACAATTTATAGGTTAAATAAATTGGGGGAAATTAATTTCAACCCAAAATTTGTGTTCGTTGAGAGGTTAGAAGGAATTAGCGGCACAAAGATAAGGGAGTATATATTTAGCGGAGATTTTGAAAATGCTAAGGAAATGCTTCCTCCAACGACATTAGAAATCCTCAAAAAATATTATGACAAAGGAAAACTAAAAGACATTATTTTAAGTAGGTTTGAAGACAGAATCCTTGAAACTGCTAACGAATTTGAATTGGAAAAATACCTTCCAGAAAAAATAGCGAGAGAGTTGGAAAAGAAAAGGCCTTACAAAAGTTTGGATGAGATTAGAGAGGCTATACCTTATGGATTCTCAAGGCACAATAAGGAGAGAATATTATCAAAACTTGAGGCAAGAATAGAAAAGGACATTATCTCAGAATATGTCAAGAATTATCCTGCAAAGATTAGGATTCTGTATTATTCCAAATAA
- a CDS encoding monovalent cation/H+ antiporter subunit E gives MRLFGVIGYIVVLLKAIAEAWVDVVKRCINGDINPQVVEIETSINSLIGQVLLACSITITPGTLTIDLIPEKRVLKVAIISSRTKDEIIPFEPYIKKIFD, from the coding sequence ATGAGGTTATTCGGGGTTATTGGTTATATCGTTGTGCTCTTAAAGGCTATCGCTGAAGCATGGGTTGATGTAGTAAAGAGATGTATAAATGGGGATATAAATCCTCAAGTCGTTGAAATTGAAACATCAATAAACAGTTTAATTGGACAGGTTTTGTTGGCATGCAGTATAACAATAACGCCAGGGACATTAACCATAGATTTGATTCCAGAAAAGAGGGTTTTAAAAGTTGCTATAATAAGTTCAAGGACAAAAGATGAGATAATTCCTTTTGAACCATACATAAAAAAGATTTTTGACTAA
- the pfdA gene encoding prefoldin subunit alpha, whose protein sequence is MNEGEIRQKLAVLETYNQQIQKLQEELVNIELMKNEINKAIETLEGIKENDEVLFPIGAGAFVRAKILEKDKVIVGIGANIFADKDIDEVIKEFKKSVEDIEKAESKGKEQIENTVKVARKIQKELEKEFARIQKEQQDQE, encoded by the coding sequence ATGAATGAGGGAGAAATAAGGCAAAAACTTGCAGTATTGGAAACATACAACCAACAGATACAAAAACTTCAGGAAGAGTTGGTAAATATAGAGTTAATGAAAAATGAAATAAACAAAGCAATAGAAACATTAGAGGGAATTAAAGAAAATGATGAGGTTTTATTTCCAATAGGTGCTGGAGCGTTTGTGAGGGCGAAGATTTTGGAAAAGGACAAGGTTATTGTTGGAATTGGGGCAAATATTTTTGCCGATAAAGATATAGATGAGGTTATCAAAGAATTTAAAAAGAGTGTTGAAGATATTGAAAAGGCAGAATCTAAAGGTAAGGAACAAATAGAAAACACAGTAAAAGTTGCAAGAAAAATACAAAAAGAATTAGAAAAAGAATTTGCAAGAATTCAAAAAGAACAGCAAGATCAGGAATAA
- a CDS encoding ATP-binding cassette domain-containing protein — protein sequence MSIIVKNLTKRYGEKVALDDISFEAKKGEILGVVGRSGAGKTTLIRILRGTEPYDEGYVEICGRKDNFREITAIHLQRNFALWAEPAIYNIIRKLYAIRNNSDESLPLEDEWEEYEKDALEIMRLVGLEHKKDAFSNILSGGEKQRLILGRQIAKIYERGDGVLLLDEPATMACPASKQMLLDVIKNIRDKLGITVIITSHLPEIHKYLCDRCILLEEGKIKMGGNPEEVIEEFLKDMKEPYIRKRKPSERDIIEVKNVSKRYYVVYGGETLNMKNVSFSVKEGEILSIIGPSGTGKSVLLRLLAGVEMPNDGDVIVDGINLKDYGWERIQLRRKIGIMHQEFSLSHYVKVEDLLKYRLGIKGEKAIAHAKLKAKELNLSQKVVDGLYQLIDLPEEEMRNKLEKLGLSENIIKLLFPAIVDEFKPKEVLDALDLPNKILQKTPGQLSGGERVRVAMTLQLITKPKILLLDEPFGDLDPITLRDVANYLKKINDTFGTTIVLISHHVELIKEISDRAILIDEGRIILEGNPEEVCDEFITRSNAKFLSGTK from the coding sequence ATGAGCATTATAGTCAAAAATTTAACAAAAAGATATGGTGAAAAGGTAGCATTAGATGATATTTCATTTGAGGCAAAGAAAGGAGAGATTTTGGGTGTTGTTGGAAGAAGTGGGGCGGGAAAAACAACATTAATTAGAATTTTGAGAGGAACTGAACCTTATGATGAAGGATATGTGGAAATTTGTGGAAGGAAGGACAACTTTAGGGAAATCACCGCAATACATTTGCAGAGAAACTTTGCCTTATGGGCTGAGCCAGCAATATACAACATAATAAGAAAACTCTATGCAATAAGGAACAATTCTGATGAATCTCTGCCTTTAGAGGATGAATGGGAAGAGTATGAGAAAGATGCATTAGAGATTATGAGATTGGTTGGATTAGAGCATAAAAAAGATGCATTCTCAAATATCTTAAGCGGAGGAGAGAAGCAGAGATTGATTTTAGGAAGACAGATAGCGAAGATATATGAAAGAGGAGATGGGGTTTTGCTATTAGATGAGCCAGCAACGATGGCATGTCCAGCATCAAAGCAGATGCTTTTAGATGTTATTAAAAATATAAGGGATAAGTTGGGAATTACCGTTATAATAACCTCCCACCTTCCAGAGATACATAAGTACTTGTGTGATAGGTGTATTTTGTTAGAAGAAGGGAAAATTAAGATGGGTGGAAATCCAGAGGAAGTTATAGAGGAATTCTTGAAGGATATGAAAGAACCCTACATTAGAAAAAGAAAACCATCAGAGAGAGATATCATAGAAGTAAAAAATGTATCAAAAAGATACTACGTTGTCTATGGTGGAGAAACACTAAACATGAAAAACGTCTCATTCTCTGTAAAAGAAGGGGAAATTTTATCCATCATAGGGCCAAGTGGGACGGGAAAATCTGTTCTTTTAAGGTTGTTGGCAGGAGTGGAGATGCCAAATGATGGAGATGTTATAGTTGATGGTATCAACTTGAAAGACTATGGATGGGAGAGAATACAGTTGAGAAGAAAAATTGGGATTATGCATCAGGAATTTTCTCTATCTCATTATGTGAAGGTTGAGGATTTGCTAAAATATAGACTTGGGATAAAAGGAGAGAAAGCCATAGCACACGCAAAATTAAAGGCAAAGGAACTTAACCTGTCTCAAAAGGTTGTTGATGGTTTGTATCAGTTAATTGATTTGCCTGAGGAGGAGATGAGGAATAAATTGGAAAAGTTAGGTTTAAGTGAAAATATTATCAAACTCCTATTCCCAGCAATTGTGGATGAATTTAAGCCAAAAGAGGTTTTAGATGCATTGGACTTGCCAAATAAGATTCTACAAAAAACTCCAGGTCAGTTGAGTGGTGGGGAAAGAGTTAGGGTCGCTATGACATTACAATTGATAACAAAACCAAAAATCCTCTTATTAGATGAGCCGTTTGGAGATTTGGATCCAATAACATTGAGAGATGTTGCAAACTACTTAAAGAAGATAAATGATACATTTGGAACAACAATCGTTCTCATCTCCCACCATGTTGAATTGATAAAAGAGATTAGTGATAGGGCAATATTGATTGATGAGGGAAGAATAATCCTTGAAGGTAATCCAGAAGAAGTTTGCGATGAATTTATAACAAGAAGTAACGCTAAATTCTTGAGTGGGACAAAATAG
- a CDS encoding TrkH family potassium uptake protein — MKLFKREDIIGIMHELAYLMMIVGFLMVIPVFVGIYYNENYENFIFPAMFSIILGAIIRTLTKPVEIKLRHAMVISAVAWLMASLLGALPFYLGIDYFSYIDAVFESMSAWTTTGFSLINNVEAMPHTILFWRSLEQWIGGVGVLVMMIGILMRSGTATALFYKAEAREEKILPSTVNTVKTIWWIYLLYTILGICGLYLSGLSLWEAVNLTMCGICTGGMSVSNLSFPYNTVAKMIMILIMIIGGIISFSIHHKILTGKSFRDIQTDFALKVLIVSAIIVAISSNTYIIDALFTVVSAMTSTGYTTIDIKGLNNLSIAILVFLMAIGGGAGTTAGGIKIIRFLVMVKTFYYELKEIFFPPSAVIHEKLGDVALNYKVVRESFVIGFVFVMHYIFTAMVFIGLGYEPYKSIFEAVSLTSNIGMSMGIVNINMPLIGKIVGILAMWIGRLEILPIYVFVLLPIVDRIKKLK, encoded by the coding sequence ATGAAACTGTTTAAAAGAGAAGACATTATTGGAATTATGCACGAATTGGCTTATTTAATGATGATAGTTGGATTTTTAATGGTTATTCCAGTATTCGTTGGAATATACTACAATGAAAATTACGAAAATTTCATTTTTCCAGCAATGTTTTCTATTATTTTGGGGGCAATTATTAGGACTTTAACAAAACCAGTTGAGATAAAGTTGAGGCATGCGATGGTAATCTCTGCAGTTGCATGGTTAATGGCATCTTTACTTGGGGCTTTGCCTTTTTATTTGGGAATAGATTATTTTTCATACATTGATGCGGTTTTCGAAAGCATGTCTGCATGGACCACAACAGGATTTAGTTTAATAAATAACGTTGAGGCAATGCCTCATACGATTCTATTTTGGAGGAGTTTGGAGCAGTGGATTGGTGGGGTTGGAGTTTTGGTTATGATGATAGGGATTTTAATGAGGTCTGGAACCGCTACGGCGTTATTCTATAAGGCAGAGGCAAGGGAAGAAAAAATTTTACCAAGTACAGTGAATACAGTTAAAACAATATGGTGGATTTACCTATTGTATACAATCCTTGGCATCTGCGGACTTTATTTGAGTGGATTGTCTCTTTGGGAGGCAGTAAATTTAACCATGTGTGGAATTTGCACTGGAGGGATGAGTGTAAGTAATTTAAGTTTCCCATACAACACAGTGGCAAAAATGATAATGATACTAATTATGATTATTGGAGGGATTATCTCCTTCTCAATTCATCATAAAATTTTGACGGGAAAGAGTTTTAGAGACATACAGACAGATTTTGCTTTGAAGGTGTTGATTGTCTCTGCCATTATTGTTGCCATATCCTCAAACACCTATATAATCGATGCCCTTTTTACCGTTGTATCTGCAATGACATCAACTGGCTACACAACAATAGATATAAAGGGATTAAACAACCTATCAATTGCAATATTGGTATTTTTAATGGCAATTGGCGGAGGTGCTGGAACTACAGCCGGTGGAATAAAGATTATTAGGTTTTTGGTCATGGTTAAGACATTTTATTATGAATTAAAGGAGATTTTCTTCCCACCATCAGCAGTAATTCATGAAAAGTTGGGAGATGTTGCTTTGAATTATAAGGTTGTGAGAGAATCTTTTGTTATTGGTTTTGTATTTGTTATGCACTACATCTTTACAGCAATGGTCTTTATAGGTCTTGGATATGAGCCATACAAATCGATATTTGAGGCGGTTTCTTTAACATCTAACATAGGAATGTCCATGGGAATTGTAAATATCAACATGCCATTAATTGGAAAAATCGTTGGAATCTTAGCCATGTGGATTGGGAGGTTGGAGATTTTACCAATATATGTTTTTGTTCTATTGCCAATAGTTGATAGAATTAAAAAACTGAAATAA
- a CDS encoding 6-hydroxymethylpterin diphosphokinase MptE-like protein — protein sequence MNMETWKEFYNKIMDDFGFDKEKDVESARILNEIIKKEKNNIDIEEVKELINGKEVYVFGAGPSLKKHIKIIKEKNTKNPIIAADGATKALLEENIIPNIIISDLDGDINSIIEANKKGAIVVVHAHGDNIEKIKKHAKILKNIIGSTQIPNFEQLKLNLINYGGFTDGDRCCFLAEYLEAKKIILCGMDFGIYVTKYSRPNIKNDIEIADEIKQKKLKYAEELVNWLKMHGKSDVVYLE from the coding sequence ATGAATATGGAAACTTGGAAAGAGTTTTACAACAAAATTATGGATGATTTTGGATTTGATAAAGAAAAAGACGTTGAAAGTGCAAGGATACTAAATGAAATAATAAAAAAAGAGAAAAACAACATAGACATTGAAGAAGTAAAAGAACTCATAAATGGAAAGGAAGTTTATGTTTTTGGTGCTGGACCTTCGTTAAAAAAACACATAAAGATAATAAAGGAGAAAAACACAAAGAATCCAATTATAGCGGCAGATGGGGCAACGAAGGCATTATTGGAGGAAAATATAATCCCAAATATAATAATCTCTGATTTGGATGGAGACATAAACAGCATAATTGAAGCAAATAAAAAAGGAGCCATTGTTGTGGTTCATGCACATGGGGATAATATAGAAAAGATAAAAAAACATGCAAAAATATTAAAAAACATCATTGGAAGCACCCAAATACCAAACTTTGAGCAATTAAAATTAAACCTAATAAACTACGGCGGATTTACCGATGGGGACAGATGTTGTTTTTTAGCAGAGTATTTAGAGGCAAAAAAAATAATCTTATGTGGAATGGACTTTGGAATTTATGTAACCAAATACTCCAGACCAAATATAAAAAATGATATTGAGATAGCAGATGAGATAAAACAGAAAAAGTTAAAATATGCAGAAGAACTTGTTAATTGGTTAAAAATGCATGGGAAAAGTGATGTTGTTTATTTGGAATAA
- a CDS encoding 2-phosphoglycerate kinase has product MGFEYLTNQIIVKDKNYEMPFSKGILARSLTAAGLKPSIAYSIAREIEEMLKEEGVKVINKDELRRRVYYYLIDKNYCHIAEKYLLWRRILKKHPIIILIGGASGVGTSTIAFEIASRLGIPSVIGTDSIREVMRRSISKDLVPMLYESSYTAWKAIRTPLPENCNIYITGFERHIEPVLIGVEGIIDRSLTEGLSVIIEGTHLVPGFISEKYTTMPNIIFIVLTLSSEEFHKKRFSARARVSNRPMERYLKHFKIIRMINNYIVDQAKKNNIPVVENVSISQTVEKCLEIITEKFINLDDGNDDDF; this is encoded by the coding sequence ATGGGGTTTGAGTATTTAACAAACCAAATTATTGTTAAAGATAAAAATTACGAAATGCCATTCTCAAAAGGTATCTTAGCAAGATCCCTAACTGCTGCAGGATTGAAACCAAGTATTGCATATTCAATAGCAAGAGAAATTGAAGAAATGTTAAAAGAAGAAGGGGTAAAAGTAATTAATAAGGATGAACTTAGGAGAAGGGTGTATTATTACCTTATTGATAAAAACTACTGTCACATAGCAGAAAAATATTTACTTTGGAGAAGGATTTTGAAAAAACATCCAATAATAATACTAATAGGGGGAGCAAGTGGGGTAGGAACTTCAACAATTGCCTTTGAAATAGCATCAAGACTTGGAATCCCAAGCGTTATAGGGACTGATTCAATAAGGGAAGTTATGAGGAGGAGTATATCAAAGGACTTAGTTCCCATGCTTTATGAATCATCTTACACCGCATGGAAGGCAATAAGAACCCCATTACCAGAGAACTGCAACATATATATAACTGGATTTGAGAGGCACATTGAACCAGTTTTAATTGGGGTTGAGGGCATTATAGATAGGAGTTTAACAGAAGGTTTAAGCGTTATTATTGAAGGGACGCATTTAGTTCCTGGATTCATAAGTGAAAAATATACAACAATGCCAAACATCATATTCATTGTCCTAACCTTAAGTTCAGAAGAATTCCATAAGAAAAGATTCTCCGCAAGGGCAAGGGTAAGTAATAGACCAATGGAAAGATATTTAAAACATTTCAAAATTATTAGGATGATAAATAATTATATCGTAGATCAGGCAAAGAAAAACAATATCCCTGTGGTGGAAAACGTTTCAATCAGTCAAACTGTTGAAAAATGCTTGGAAATTATAACAGAGAAGTTTATAAATTTGGATGATGGAAATGACGATGATTTTTAA